From the Desulfobacterales bacterium genome, the window ATGAGCATCATGCTCAAGCCGTTGACGGCGGAGTTCGGCTGGAGCCGGACGGCGGCAACCGGCGCGATTACGACCGGCACCCTAGTGGCCGGGATCGTGTCGATTCTATTCGGTCGGCTGGCCGACCGGTATGGGCCCCGGCTGTTGACCGCCATGGGCGCGGTTGTTACAGCGGGGGTCTATCTTGCCATAACCCGTTTAACGGAATTGTGGCATTTATATGTCGTCTATATCATCGGCCGGGTCGTGGCTTCAAATACCATGTCAAAAGTCGTGCCGAATACCGCAGTTGTAAACTGGTTTCGCCGGATGCGCGGTCGGGCTTTGGGGCTTTTGGCAATGGCGTCGCCCCTTGGGTCTTCCGTTCTGGCGATCGTCGGCCAGTACATCATCGAGCGTCACGGCTGGCGGTCGGTTTTTCACGTGTACGCCGTTGCCATACTGGCGCTGGTGGCAGTGCCGGCAGCCGTGATGTTGCGGCGGCGGCCTGAAGATATGGGGCTTTTGCCCGATGGCAGGCCAAGGCAAGGAACTGCAACAGCATCGAAAAATTATCCGGCTGAAGAAAAAGAATACAGCTGGAAGCTTAAGGAGGCGATGGGGACACCGGCATTGTGGCTGATCATTTCGGCCATAGTGGTTGCGCTGTCCGTCAATACCGGAATCGGTTTCCATTGCCGGGTTTGTTTATCCCTTTCACATGCTGGGGCTGGGCCTTGGCCCCATTGTGGCATCCATTTCCTTTGATGTGACCGGCTCCTATCACGCCGTGTTCCGTTTTTTTGTTTTCGCCGCCATCGCGGCAGCCGCCTGTATCTGGTTTGCTAAAAAACCGGTGCCGCCTGCCGGAAATCAGAAAACCCCCCGATAAAATGCCAACCGCTTTGCGTAGGGTCTGAATTGTCCGGTCAGATGATTTTTTTCATCTTCAGCGCCGCTCATACTTCCCCATCAGCTCTGCCTTGGCAAGAATATGCCCTTCCATGGCCTTTTCAACCTGTATCTTGGATGATTGCGCCGGTATATCCAGTTTTGCATCCAGGGCATACAGCTTGAAAAAGTAGCGGTGTTCTCTATCAGGCGGGCAGGGTCCATAATAATTCTGATTGCCGCCGGTCCCTTTTCCGTGGGTGCCCTCGGGTTCTTTTCCCTTTTTGATCTCGCGAACGTGGGGCGGGATGTTGAAAACCACCCAGTGGTCCCACATGCCGTCCGGCCGGATGCTTTTGGGGACATCGGGATCATCCATGATGATCACCAGGCTTTTGGCCTCGGCAGGAACGTCGCTGATGGCCAGCTGCGGGCAGATATTGGGCCCGTCGCAGGTGTATTCCGAAGGGATCTTGCCTTCATTTTGAAAAGCGGAACTGGTAAGCTTCATGATAATTACCTCCATAAAAAAAGTTGTCGGGTGTCGGATGTCAGGGACCAGGGGTCGGGGATCAGGGGTTAGGCGCAATCGGTGACACCAAGAAATTGCCGGGGTTTTGCGGTTTGTCAAAATGTTTAATGGATTAGGGATGCTTAATCAGAAAAAATCTGATATAGACCCCTGATCTCCGACCCCTGTCCCCCGATCCCCGGTCTCTGTTACTCCGCCTGCTGCGGCGCTTCAAATATCATGCAGGTTGTTGTGGCATGGGCATAGAGCCTATCCTGGCTGTCCAGAATTTTTGCCTGGGCGGTGCCCACGCGCTGGCCCACATGGATAATTTCGGCCACGCAGCGCACCCGTCCGGTTTTGTCTGTCATGGGTCGGACAAAGTTTACTTTAAATTCCAGGGTAGTGTAGACCCTGCCGGCGGGAAGGGTCGTGTGAATCGAACAGGCCATGGCTGAATCCAGGATGGTGCTGGCAACCCCGCCGTGTACCATGCCGATGGGGTTGTAATGATATTCTGCCGGATCCAGCACGAACACCGCCCGGCTGACCTCGATTTCGGTTATTGTGTAGCCCAGCAGATCAGCAATCGGCGGCCGGGGCAGGGTTCCGTTTTTGATGGCCCGGAGGTACGCAAGTCCTTCCATGGTGGCGGCCGCCTTTGCGCTGATCATGGGGTCCTGCCAGGTGACGGTGCGCTGTCGCCGGGATTCGGGTTTGTTTTTTAGGGGCATAGGTTTCCTCGCAAAAAGTTTCGGGGTTGGGTATTCCGGATCCAGAGCATCAGAAAAGGTGTATTCATAATGTCAGTTTAATCCTTTTGTCCGGGCCGCGAGTACCAGAACGAACACAGCAGTCGGGAGCGAAGGGCCAGCGGAAAGAGCAGGATAATAATTAACAGGAAGGCTTGTCGGGGCGTGAACCAGTTTATCTTTCGGACGGAAGTAACGATGGGCGGATGCATTATGATTCGAAACGTTAAGCCTCTTGATTTTCCCCAGGCCCGGAGCTGTCGTGAAAACCAGATCTCCTCGCTGGCATATACTTTTTCGCTGAAACCGCCGACGGCCTCAAACCCCTGCCGCAGTGTGTAGATAAAACAGCC encodes:
- a CDS encoding MFS transporter → MTAGETNKRPKIFYGWYILGIGMMGVVMAAGTSQLFMSIMLKPLTAEFGWSRTAATGAITTGTLVAGIVSILFGRLADRYGPRLLTAMGAVVTAGVYLAITRLTELWHLYVVYIIGRVVASNTMSKVVPNTAVVNWFRRMRGRALGLLAMASPLGSSVLAIVGQYIIERHGWRSVFHVYAVAILALVAVPAAVMLRRRPEDMGLLPDGRPRQGTATASKNYPAEEKEYSWKLKEAMGTPALWLIISAIVVALSVNTGIGFHCRVCLSLSHAGAGPWPHCGIHFL
- a CDS encoding YbhB/YbcL family Raf kinase inhibitor-like protein, which produces MKLTSSAFQNEGKIPSEYTCDGPNICPQLAISDVPAEAKSLVIIMDDPDVPKSIRPDGMWDHWVVFNIPPHVREIKKGKEPEGTHGKGTGGNQNYYGPCPPDREHRYFFKLYALDAKLDIPAQSSKIQVEKAMEGHILAKAELMGKYERR
- a CDS encoding PaaI family thioesterase, which translates into the protein MPLKNKPESRRQRTVTWQDPMISAKAAATMEGLAYLRAIKNGTLPRPPIADLLGYTITEIEVSRAVFVLDPAEYHYNPIGMVHGGVASTILDSAMACSIHTTLPAGRVYTTLEFKVNFVRPMTDKTGRVRCVAEIIHVGQRVGTAQAKILDSQDRLYAHATTTCMIFEAPQQAE